A DNA window from Arachis duranensis cultivar V14167 chromosome 3, aradu.V14167.gnm2.J7QH, whole genome shotgun sequence contains the following coding sequences:
- the LOC107479251 gene encoding uncharacterized protein LOC107479251 encodes MKEQPHEQRKVERPYTVPLPYPQRFDRELKDQQFPKFLEIFKKLEINIPLAEALEQMPLYAKFLKDLINKKKSWDERETVILTQECSAVIQKGLPPKLKHPGSFFLSCTIGSMQINKASYDLGSSINLMPLSMMRRLSIEEVKPTRMSLQLADRSLIRPNRVVENLLVKVKKFIFPAEFVILDLNEEGNDSIILERLFLGTTRTIIDVEKGEMILRAHKE; translated from the coding sequence ATGAAGGAGCAACCACATGAGCAGAGAAAAGTGGAGAGGCCATACACTGTTCCTCTTCCATACCCTCAAAGGTTCGACAGAGAGCTTAAGGACCAACAATTCCCAAAGTTCCTAGAGATTTttaagaagctggaaatcaataTTCCACTTGCTGAAGCCTTGGAACAGATGCCTCTATATGCGAAATTTCTCAAGGATCttatcaacaagaagaagagttgggaTGAACGAGAAACTGTGATCCTCACCCAGGAGTGCAGTGCTGTGATTCAAAAAGGCTTGCCACCAAAACTCAAGCACCCTGGAAGCTTCTTTCTGTCATGTACTATTGGTAGCATGCAAATTAACAAGGCCTCGTATGACTTGGGCtcaagcatcaatttaatgcccCTCTCCATGATGAGAAGACTATCCATAGAAGAGGTGAAGCCTACAAGAATGTCCTTGCAACTAGCTGATAGGTCACTTATCAGACCCAATAGAGTGGTAGAAAATCTCCTGGTTAAGGTAAAAAAGTTCATATTCCCTGCTGAGTTTGTCATTCTAGACTTGAATGAAGAAGGAAATGATTCCATCATATTGGAAAGACTTTTTCTAGGCACAACAAGGACCATTATAGATGTAGAGAAAGGAGAAATGATCTTGAGGGCACATAAGGAGTAA